In Edaphobacter paludis, a single window of DNA contains:
- a CDS encoding cysteine synthase family protein: MRVAENITELVGQTPMVRLGRLSPAGGAEIWAKLEFLNPGGSIKDRAALGIVLDAERRGVLRAGSTIVEATAGNTGVGLALIGVNRGYKVMLYVPEGFAEEKCILMRGLGATVVRTPEVEGMAGAIRRALEFEAETEGAFAALQFENPANPDFHEQTTAVEIWEQMEGRVDAWVSGVGSAGTFTGVARFLKARRPSVINVAVETQGSVLQGGLPGPHKVEGIGVAFVPVTFDRSVCDRIIKVMDEDAFAMVKRLAAEEGVFAGSSAGAMLYAAVEMARELGAGKRVVTVIPDSAERYLSKGILG, translated from the coding sequence ATGCGGGTTGCGGAGAATATTACAGAGCTGGTGGGGCAGACTCCGATGGTGCGGCTGGGGCGGTTGAGTCCGGCGGGTGGTGCGGAGATTTGGGCCAAGCTGGAGTTTCTGAATCCGGGCGGCAGTATCAAGGACCGGGCGGCGCTGGGGATTGTTTTGGATGCGGAGCGGCGTGGTGTGCTGCGGGCGGGCTCGACGATTGTGGAGGCTACCGCGGGGAATACCGGTGTGGGGCTGGCGCTGATCGGCGTGAATCGCGGCTATAAAGTCATGCTGTACGTGCCGGAGGGGTTTGCCGAAGAGAAGTGCATTCTGATGCGGGGGTTGGGGGCGACGGTGGTGCGGACTCCCGAGGTTGAAGGGATGGCGGGTGCTATTCGGCGGGCGCTGGAGTTTGAGGCGGAGACTGAGGGCGCGTTCGCGGCGTTACAGTTTGAGAATCCGGCGAACCCGGATTTTCACGAGCAGACGACGGCGGTGGAGATTTGGGAGCAGATGGAAGGGCGCGTCGATGCGTGGGTTTCGGGGGTTGGGTCGGCGGGGACTTTTACCGGGGTGGCGCGGTTTCTGAAGGCACGACGGCCATCGGTGATCAATGTGGCGGTGGAGACGCAGGGGAGCGTGTTGCAGGGTGGTTTGCCGGGGCCGCACAAGGTAGAAGGGATTGGGGTGGCATTTGTGCCGGTTACGTTTGATCGCAGCGTGTGTGACCGGATCATCAAAGTGATGGATGAGGACGCGTTTGCGATGGTGAAGCGTTTGGCTGCGGAGGAGGGTGTGTTCGCGGGCTCGAGCGCAGGGGCGATGTTGTATGCCGCGGTGGAGATGGCTCGGGAGTTGGGCGCGGGGAAACGGGTGGTGACGGTGATTCCGGATTCGGCGGAGAGGTATTTGTCGAAGGGGATTTTGGGGTGA